A DNA window from Actinokineospora baliensis contains the following coding sequences:
- a CDS encoding benzaldehyde dehydrogenase — MALLEDGAWQGKVWTGTWTEGGGGTYTAVEPATGEPLGVVGKATPADVHAAAERAVTAQRAWAAAPHELRAAVLRGAGDLLTLHAEEIKDWLSRESGAIRPFGEFQVHTSAQECYEAAALPSHPYGELLRTGAPRLSFARRLPVGVVGVIAPFNVPTILAIRAVAPALALGNAVILKPDPRTAISGGAVFARIFAEAGLPEGLLQVLPGGADVGEALVTEPAVRVIAFTGSTRAGRAVGALAGQHLKRAHLELGGNSALIVLPDVDVTAAASVGAWGTFTHSGQICMATSRHLVHESIAEEYTAVLAEKVSGLPVGDPYREQVALGPLIDQGQRDRVHGLVTASAEGGATVRTGGTFDGLFYRPTVLGDVPVDVPAYQEEIFGPVAPVTPFSSIDEVAALAAGSDYGLSLGILTRDLQAGLDLADRVPSGLVHINDQTVNDEAPAPFGGVGSSGTGSRHGGAAANIEAFTETQWVTLRGDLPRYPF, encoded by the coding sequence ATGGCACTGCTCGAGGACGGCGCGTGGCAGGGAAAGGTCTGGACCGGGACCTGGACCGAGGGCGGTGGCGGGACCTACACCGCCGTGGAGCCCGCCACCGGGGAGCCGCTCGGGGTGGTCGGCAAGGCCACCCCGGCCGACGTGCACGCGGCGGCCGAGCGGGCGGTCACCGCGCAGCGGGCCTGGGCTGCGGCACCCCACGAGCTGCGGGCCGCGGTGCTGCGCGGTGCCGGTGACCTGCTGACCCTGCACGCCGAGGAGATCAAGGACTGGCTCTCCCGGGAGTCCGGCGCGATCCGGCCGTTCGGCGAGTTCCAGGTCCACACCAGCGCCCAGGAGTGCTACGAGGCCGCCGCGCTGCCCTCGCACCCGTACGGCGAGCTGCTGCGCACCGGTGCGCCCCGGCTGTCGTTCGCGCGCAGGCTGCCCGTGGGCGTGGTCGGCGTGATCGCGCCGTTCAACGTCCCCACGATCCTGGCCATCCGCGCGGTCGCCCCCGCGCTGGCCCTGGGCAACGCGGTCATCCTCAAGCCCGACCCGCGCACCGCGATCTCCGGCGGAGCCGTGTTCGCGCGGATCTTCGCCGAGGCCGGGCTGCCCGAGGGCCTGCTGCAGGTGCTACCCGGCGGCGCCGACGTCGGCGAGGCCCTGGTCACCGAGCCCGCGGTGCGGGTCATCGCGTTCACCGGGTCGACCAGGGCCGGGCGCGCGGTGGGGGCGCTGGCGGGCCAGCACCTCAAGCGGGCGCACCTGGAGCTGGGCGGCAACTCGGCGCTGATCGTCCTGCCCGACGTGGACGTCACCGCGGCGGCCTCGGTCGGCGCGTGGGGCACGTTCACCCACTCCGGTCAGATCTGCATGGCCACCAGCAGGCACCTGGTGCACGAGTCGATCGCCGAGGAGTACACGGCGGTGCTGGCCGAGAAGGTGTCCGGGCTGCCGGTCGGCGACCCGTACCGCGAGCAGGTGGCCCTGGGTCCGCTGATCGACCAGGGCCAGCGCGACCGGGTGCACGGCCTGGTCACCGCCAGCGCCGAGGGCGGCGCGACGGTGCGCACCGGCGGCACCTTCGACGGCCTGTTCTACCGCCCAACCGTGCTCGGCGACGTGCCGGTCGACGTGCCCGCCTACCAGGAGGAGATCTTCGGCCCGGTCGCCCCGGTGACGCCGTTCTCCTCGATCGACGAGGTCGCCGCCCTCGCCGCCGGTTCGGACTACGGCCTCTCGCTGGGCATCCTCACCCGAGACCTGCAGGCAGGCCTCGACCTCGCCGACCGAGTGCCCTCCGGCCTGGTCCACATCAACGACCAAACCGTCAACGACGAAGCCCCCGCCCCCTTCGGCGGCGTCGGCTCCTCCGGCACCGGCTCCCGCCACGGCGGCGCCGCGGCCAACATCGAGGCCTTCACCGAAACCCAGTGGGTGACCCTCCGCGGGGAC
- a CDS encoding alpha/beta hydrolase family protein produces the protein MNRRTFGAVLATATAATVLTALPAAAGTGVTTPGLSGRYPVGTREVHVVDQGRADPWVPDRRRELMLTVSYPAARAGGTRARWLSSGVAAAFTQLLADPNFVGLPPGTVDWTAVRRQAVLDAAPARGKWPVVLFSPGFGGPREFYTDRIDDLASRGYVVVSMSHTFESAVVQFPDGRVEYGRANAGSSADKKKAIDTRVADTRFVLDRLADLPFADTSRIGMAGHSYGGFTTGETMVVDRRIKAGVNIDGALGYGAGVYLPGRVVAEGLDRPFLLFGGDDVDPVTGRELEHSHVARELDPSWADFWGVQRGWKRDLHLDSSTHYSFTDLQFVVPQARGYLGAGVVERVVGGVDARRSVVVQREYVAGFFDLHLRGRDRGLFSGGSWCYPEVRLIP, from the coding sequence ATGAACCGGAGAACGTTCGGCGCGGTGCTCGCCACCGCGACGGCCGCGACAGTGCTCACGGCACTGCCCGCGGCGGCGGGTACTGGGGTGACCACGCCGGGGTTGAGCGGGCGGTACCCGGTGGGGACCAGGGAGGTGCACGTGGTCGACCAGGGCCGCGCCGACCCGTGGGTCCCCGACCGGCGCCGCGAGCTGATGCTCACCGTGAGCTACCCGGCGGCCAGGGCGGGCGGCACCCGCGCCCGCTGGCTGTCGAGCGGGGTCGCGGCGGCGTTCACGCAACTGTTGGCGGACCCGAACTTCGTCGGCCTCCCACCGGGCACCGTCGACTGGACCGCGGTGCGCCGCCAAGCCGTGCTCGACGCGGCCCCGGCGCGCGGCAAGTGGCCGGTGGTGCTGTTCTCCCCGGGATTCGGCGGCCCCCGCGAGTTCTACACCGACAGGATCGACGACCTGGCCAGCCGCGGCTACGTCGTGGTGTCGATGTCGCACACCTTCGAGTCAGCGGTCGTCCAATTCCCGGACGGCCGGGTTGAGTACGGCCGCGCGAACGCAGGCAGCAGCGCGGACAAGAAGAAGGCCATCGACACCCGCGTCGCCGACACCCGCTTCGTCCTCGACCGGCTCGCTGACCTGCCCTTCGCCGACACAAGCCGGATCGGCATGGCGGGACACTCGTACGGCGGCTTCACCACGGGCGAGACGATGGTTGTTGATCGACGCATCAAGGCGGGGGTCAACATCGATGGTGCGCTCGGGTACGGGGCGGGGGTCTATCTGCCTGGTCGGGTGGTGGCGGAGGGGCTTGATCGGCCGTTCTTGCTGTTCGGCGGGGATGATGTGGATCCGGTGACGGGGCGGGAGTTGGAGCATTCGCACGTGGCGCGTGAACTGGATCCGAGTTGGGCTGATTTCTGGGGGGTGCAGCGGGGGTGGAAGCGGGATCTGCACTTGGACTCCAGTACGCATTACTCGTTTACGGATCTGCAGTTTGTGGTGCCGCAGGCGCGGGGGTATTTGGGGGCTGGGGTTGTGGAGCGGGTGGTTGGGGGTGTGGATGCTCGGCGGTCGGTGGTGGTGCAGCGGGAGTATGTGGCAGGGTTCTTTGATCTGCATTTGCGGGGGCGGGATCGGGGGTTGTTCTCTGGGGGGTCGTGGTGTTATCCGGAGGTGCGGTTGATTCCGTAG
- a CDS encoding tetratricopeptide repeat protein, whose translation MGRDEAAERVAATFATLAVPDLSLPLLSATLDWPHPTTHHVVTEMTRAGTLTPTRPGWFAPPTPLRSAPDPVLPTKFVTALASHAHSPTWVADHRPHLAAAFASAGAAQARCTLALTLWPLTAEPPLLHDSTWRADLTTWGETAARQWKNPAALAALHDHSGHTAAAAGDPLIAESQLVRALTLWRNLTDEPRLIGTLESLLDLFRNTRQWHRALDAAFALLVEHRRQDTPEGPALHTIGTLMLQANRPTAAAMYLEQAERALGPRLDLLLQRATAAQKSGAIAAARHHLHRALSLAIDVDEVEAARIRLLLSGDT comes from the coding sequence GTGGGGCGAGACGAGGCCGCGGAACGGGTGGCAGCCACCTTCGCCACCCTCGCCGTACCCGATTTGTCCCTCCCCCTCCTCTCCGCCACCCTCGACTGGCCCCACCCCACCACCCACCACGTCGTCACCGAGATGACCCGCGCGGGCACCCTGACCCCCACCCGCCCCGGCTGGTTCGCGCCCCCCACCCCCCTGCGCTCCGCCCCGGACCCCGTGCTGCCGACAAAGTTCGTGACGGCCTTGGCATCACACGCCCACTCACCCACCTGGGTCGCCGACCACCGCCCCCACTTGGCCGCCGCCTTCGCCTCCGCAGGCGCCGCTCAAGCCCGATGCACCCTCGCCCTAACCCTCTGGCCCCTCACCGCCGAACCCCCCTTACTGCACGACAGCACCTGGCGCGCCGACCTGACCACCTGGGGCGAAACCGCTGCCCGCCAATGGAAAAACCCCGCAGCCCTAGCCGCCCTCCACGACCACTCCGGCCACACCGCAGCCGCAGCGGGCGACCCGCTCATAGCGGAATCCCAACTGGTCCGAGCCCTAACCCTCTGGCGCAACCTCACCGACGAGCCTCGCCTTATCGGCACCCTCGAGTCCTTGCTTGATTTGTTCCGCAACACCAGACAATGGCACCGAGCCCTTGACGCCGCCTTCGCCCTCTTGGTCGAACACCGCCGCCAGGACACCCCCGAAGGCCCCGCCCTCCACACCATCGGCACCCTCATGCTCCAAGCCAACCGCCCCACCGCCGCTGCGATGTACCTGGAACAAGCGGAACGAGCACTAGGCCCACGGCTTGATCTCTTGCTCCAACGAGCCACCGCCGCCCAAAAATCCGGAGCAATAGCAGCCGCCCGCCACCACCTACACAGAGCCCTATCCCTAGCCATTGATGTCGACGAAGTCGAAGCCGCCCGAATACGCCTACTGCTGAGCGGAGACACCTGA
- a CDS encoding GntR family transcriptional regulator — MDHGIRWRRVQDDLVRRLREGEFDGFFPSEAELVAQYGVSRTTVRRALAKLRTDGVVTAERGRRPRVRAEQGVEQPLGTLYSLNASVRTAGLTQRSVVRKLEVHADGVVADHLGLDGSAPLVHLERLRLAGDEPLAIDRVWLPAEHGRCLLTADLTDIGVYAVLARTGLRLDRARENIRAVALSPVERSVLGCGVGLSIHRLSRAQGQPMEWRHTLVRGDRFTLTAAFGG; from the coding sequence ATGGACCACGGGATCCGGTGGCGGCGCGTGCAGGACGACCTCGTCCGCAGGCTCCGCGAGGGCGAGTTCGACGGCTTCTTCCCCAGCGAGGCGGAGCTGGTCGCGCAGTACGGGGTCAGCCGCACCACGGTCCGGCGGGCGCTGGCCAAGCTGCGCACCGACGGCGTGGTCACCGCCGAACGCGGGCGACGCCCCCGGGTCCGCGCCGAACAGGGCGTCGAGCAGCCGCTGGGCACCCTCTACAGCCTCAACGCCTCGGTCCGCACCGCCGGGCTCACCCAGCGCAGCGTCGTGCGCAAGCTCGAGGTGCACGCCGACGGCGTCGTCGCCGACCACCTCGGCCTCGACGGCTCCGCCCCGCTGGTGCACCTGGAGCGGCTGCGCCTGGCGGGCGACGAACCGCTGGCCATCGACCGCGTGTGGTTACCCGCCGAGCACGGGCGGTGCCTGCTGACCGCCGACCTCACCGACATCGGCGTCTACGCGGTTCTCGCCCGCACCGGCCTGCGCCTGGACCGGGCCCGCGAGAACATCCGCGCGGTGGCCCTCTCGCCGGTGGAGCGCTCCGTCCTCGGCTGCGGCGTCGGGCTCTCCATCCACCGGCTCAGCCGGGCCCAGGGCCAGCCCATGGAATGGCGGCACACCCTGGTCCGCGGCGACCGGTTCACCCTGACGGCCGCCTTCGGCGGCTGA
- a CDS encoding NAD(P)/FAD-dependent oxidoreductase, with protein MVVIVGGGTAGITVAARLRRAGLQDITLVDPAHTHHYQPLWTLVGGGRAPLRESARPQASVVPKGVTWVRRAAVGIDPDAKRVHLDDGTELGYDQLVVCPGIQLNWGAVPGMTEALRANASSNYSADLAPRTWELIKRTRRGTAVFAMPSGPIKCAGAPQKIAYLAADYWREQGVLRDIDVHLVLPTPALFGVPEFAEVLAGVVRRYGITTHLSSEVTEVRDGSVVINGETELPYSMAHLVPPQSAPDWIKGGPLAGATGYVEVDKHTLRHVRHPEVFALGDAGSTPNSKTGAAIRKQAPVVVANLLAVRRGQEPTARYDGYASCPLTTARRRMLLAEFDYTMRPTPSIPVINTIRERTDMWYLKRYGLPLMYWNLMLRGRA; from the coding sequence ATGGTCGTGATCGTGGGTGGCGGCACAGCCGGTATCACCGTGGCCGCTCGGCTGCGGCGGGCCGGTCTGCAGGACATCACCCTGGTCGACCCGGCGCACACCCACCACTACCAGCCGCTGTGGACGCTGGTCGGCGGCGGCCGGGCGCCGTTGCGGGAGAGCGCCCGGCCGCAGGCGTCGGTGGTGCCCAAGGGCGTCACCTGGGTGCGCCGCGCCGCCGTGGGGATCGACCCGGACGCCAAGCGGGTGCACCTGGACGACGGCACCGAGCTCGGCTACGACCAGCTCGTCGTGTGCCCCGGCATCCAGCTCAACTGGGGCGCGGTGCCCGGCATGACCGAGGCGCTACGCGCGAACGCGTCCAGCAACTACAGCGCCGACCTGGCGCCGCGCACGTGGGAGCTGATCAAGCGCACCCGGCGGGGCACCGCGGTGTTCGCGATGCCGTCGGGGCCGATCAAGTGCGCCGGGGCGCCGCAGAAGATCGCCTACCTGGCCGCCGACTACTGGCGCGAGCAGGGCGTGCTGCGCGACATCGACGTCCACCTGGTGCTGCCGACGCCCGCGCTGTTCGGCGTGCCGGAGTTCGCCGAGGTCCTGGCCGGGGTGGTGCGGCGGTACGGGATCACCACGCACCTGTCCAGCGAGGTGACCGAGGTCCGCGACGGGTCGGTGGTGATCAACGGCGAGACCGAGCTGCCGTACTCGATGGCGCACCTGGTGCCACCGCAGAGCGCGCCGGACTGGATCAAGGGCGGGCCGCTGGCCGGTGCGACCGGGTACGTCGAGGTGGACAAGCACACGCTGCGCCACGTCCGCCACCCCGAGGTGTTCGCGCTCGGCGACGCCGGGTCGACGCCGAACTCCAAGACCGGTGCGGCGATCCGCAAGCAGGCGCCGGTCGTGGTGGCCAACCTGCTCGCGGTCCGCCGGGGCCAGGAGCCGACCGCGCGCTACGACGGGTACGCGTCCTGCCCGCTGACGACCGCGCGCAGGCGGATGCTGCTGGCCGAGTTCGACTACACGATGCGCCCCACGCCGTCGATCCCGGTGATCAACACGATCCGGGAGCGCACCGACATGTGGTACCTCAAGCGCTACGGGCTGCCGCTGATGTACTGGAACCTGATGCTGCGCGGGCGCGCGTGA
- a CDS encoding MBL fold metallo-hydrolase: MASNLVFAQYYTECLSQASYLVGDRRSGLAAVVDPRRDIGTYLADAAANRLRIEWVLETHVHADFLSGHLELAEATGAVIGYGSAAEVDFPVHRLADRRRISLGDVDLEVLHTPGHTPESICLVVREHADDEVPYGVLTGDTLFLGDVGRPDLLSANGWSARELASALYRSTRRLLELPDGTRVFPGHGAGSACGKNLSTETTGTLGEQRRTNYALAPITEREFVRAVCAGQPTAPRYFAYASTRNRASRPIFDEHDPVPEVSAVEGSVLLDTRDPDEFAAGHLPGSVNVGLGGRYAEAAGTVLAAEDEIVLVCAPERAVESRNRLARIGFDRVRGYTRPRPVRRAERLSAAELAEVAPARQLVDVRGPGEVEATGTIPGAVLIPLPELVARLSELDPARPTVVFCAGGYRSSVAASTLRANGFADVADLAGGFSAWTGLA, from the coding sequence GTGGCGTCGAACCTCGTTTTCGCCCAGTACTACACCGAATGCCTGTCCCAAGCGTCCTATTTGGTCGGTGACAGGCGCAGCGGGCTGGCCGCCGTCGTCGACCCGCGCCGCGACATCGGGACCTACCTGGCCGACGCCGCGGCCAACCGGCTGCGGATCGAGTGGGTGCTGGAAACCCACGTGCACGCCGACTTCCTGTCCGGTCACCTGGAACTGGCCGAGGCGACCGGGGCGGTGATCGGGTACGGGAGCGCGGCGGAGGTGGACTTCCCGGTGCACCGGCTGGCCGACCGCAGGCGGATCTCGTTGGGGGACGTGGACCTGGAGGTGCTGCACACGCCGGGGCACACGCCGGAGTCGATCTGCCTCGTGGTCCGCGAACACGCCGACGACGAGGTGCCCTACGGCGTGCTGACCGGCGACACGCTGTTCCTCGGCGACGTCGGCAGGCCGGATCTGTTGTCGGCCAACGGGTGGAGCGCCAGGGAACTCGCCTCGGCGCTGTACCGGTCGACGCGGCGGCTGCTGGAGTTGCCGGACGGGACGCGGGTGTTCCCCGGGCACGGGGCCGGGTCCGCGTGCGGGAAGAACCTGTCCACGGAGACGACCGGCACCCTCGGCGAGCAGCGGCGGACCAACTACGCACTGGCGCCGATCACGGAGCGGGAGTTCGTCCGCGCGGTGTGCGCCGGTCAGCCGACCGCTCCTCGGTACTTCGCCTACGCGTCCACGCGCAACCGGGCTTCGCGGCCGATCTTCGACGAGCACGACCCCGTTCCCGAAGTGTCCGCTGTGGAGGGTTCGGTGCTGTTGGACACGCGGGACCCGGACGAGTTCGCCGCGGGGCACCTACCGGGTTCGGTCAACGTCGGGCTCGGTGGACGCTACGCGGAGGCCGCGGGGACGGTGTTGGCCGCGGAGGACGAGATCGTGCTGGTGTGCGCCCCGGAGCGAGCGGTGGAGTCGCGCAACCGGTTGGCGCGCATCGGGTTCGACCGGGTCCGCGGGTACACGCGGCCGCGTCCGGTGCGCCGCGCCGAGCGGCTGAGCGCGGCCGAACTGGCGGAGGTGGCTCCGGCGCGGCAGTTGGTGGACGTGCGCGGTCCCGGCGAGGTGGAGGCGACCGGCACGATCCCCGGCGCTGTGCTGATCCCCCTGCCGGAACTGGTGGCGCGCCTGAGCGAACTCGACCCGGCCCGCCCGACGGTGGTCTTCTGCGCGGGCGGGTACCGGTCTTCCGTCGCGGCATCGACCTTGCGCGCCAACGGTTTCGCCGATGTCGCAGACCTCGCTGGCGGGTTCAGCGCGTGGACGGGCTTAGCGTGA
- a CDS encoding sulfite exporter TauE/SafE family protein — translation MDGLSVILTALAAGGVVGLAMGTLGGGGGVLAVPALVYLLGMTPSMAATASLLIVTATSLTALTRHARGGDVCWRTGLQFACAGIPVSAGAAVLSTHLPAWSLTAAFALLAVAAAVKMIAGAPAEAEVSAPRQARAARAVGAGAGLGAVTGLLGVGGGFLAVPALVSAVSLRMRVAIGTSLLVIAVNSVVALTTRLVTGPSGPQWSVIAPFAAAAVLAAWDGRRLSMALSPVILRRAFGVVLVLLAVAMIADLALTAIR, via the coding sequence GTGGACGGGCTTAGCGTGATCCTCACAGCGCTGGCCGCAGGCGGTGTGGTCGGCCTCGCGATGGGCACGCTCGGCGGAGGCGGCGGAGTGCTGGCCGTCCCGGCTCTGGTCTACCTCCTCGGCATGACCCCATCGATGGCGGCCACGGCGAGCCTGCTGATCGTCACCGCGACCTCGCTCACCGCCCTCACCCGCCACGCCCGGGGCGGCGACGTCTGCTGGCGGACGGGCCTGCAGTTCGCCTGCGCGGGCATCCCCGTCTCCGCCGGTGCCGCCGTGCTGTCCACCCACCTGCCCGCCTGGTCGCTGACCGCGGCTTTCGCACTGCTGGCCGTGGCAGCGGCGGTCAAGATGATCGCTGGCGCCCCGGCCGAGGCCGAGGTGTCGGCCCCGCGTCAAGCACGGGCGGCGCGGGCGGTGGGCGCCGGTGCCGGTTTGGGGGCGGTGACCGGGCTGTTGGGGGTGGGTGGTGGGTTCCTGGCGGTGCCCGCCCTGGTCAGCGCGGTCTCGCTGCGGATGCGGGTCGCGATCGGCACCAGCCTGCTGGTCATCGCGGTCAACTCGGTGGTCGCACTCACCACCCGCCTGGTGACCGGTCCATCCGGCCCCCAGTGGTCGGTGATCGCCCCCTTCGCCGCCGCCGCCGTCCTCGCGGCCTGGGACGGCCGACGGCTCTCGATGGCCCTGTCCCCGGTGATCCTCCGGCGGGCCTTCGGCGTGGTGCTGGTCCTCCTCGCCGTCGCCATGATCGCGGACCTGGCGCTGACGGCGATTCGGTGA
- a CDS encoding ROK family protein, translated as MQSPARPTAVTRLVRLLHDEGPMSRAAATTRLGLTRTAIGDAAGWLADAGVLAAAAAEPTGRGRPSPVLGFADRGPVVLAVHLKPRRAEVAVVGLGAEVVEQCGFTLPGQGPRAVLKALAARLTSVARRHGRPLVGVAVGLAGMTRPGGVVRNAVHFGWTDVPAEEVLRSALPEGLPVRVATDSGLTALAEQRRGAGRGDGPVLVLVGGHTGIGGALVGAESHVLEVGHLSIDRKGLPCPCGQRGCLELYADGRAVARNAGVPVDHLPHVLARAEAGAARDTRAVLTAADHLGTGLVNLLNVLAPAKVVLTGLLADLHRLGGDRITEHLGRSVIARADGTPVVAGAVAHPVLVGAAELAFEDFLTHPPLIDHCGQTTSWG; from the coding sequence GTGCAAAGCCCCGCTCGACCGACCGCGGTGACCCGGTTGGTGCGGCTGCTGCACGACGAGGGCCCGATGAGCCGCGCCGCCGCGACCACCCGGCTCGGTCTCACCAGGACGGCCATCGGCGACGCGGCCGGGTGGCTCGCCGACGCCGGGGTGCTGGCCGCCGCGGCCGCGGAGCCCACGGGCCGCGGCCGACCGTCGCCGGTGCTCGGGTTCGCCGACCGGGGACCGGTCGTGCTCGCGGTGCACCTGAAGCCCCGGCGCGCGGAGGTGGCGGTGGTCGGGCTCGGGGCCGAAGTGGTCGAGCAGTGCGGGTTCACCTTGCCCGGGCAGGGGCCGCGCGCGGTGCTCAAGGCGCTGGCGGCTCGGCTCACGTCGGTGGCGCGGCGGCACGGGCGGCCGCTGGTCGGGGTGGCGGTCGGTCTGGCCGGGATGACCAGGCCGGGCGGGGTGGTGCGCAACGCGGTGCACTTCGGCTGGACCGATGTCCCGGCGGAGGAGGTGCTGCGGTCGGCGCTGCCGGAGGGGCTACCGGTGCGGGTCGCCACCGACTCCGGACTGACCGCGCTCGCCGAGCAACGCCGGGGCGCGGGGCGCGGCGACGGGCCCGTCCTGGTGCTGGTCGGCGGGCACACGGGGATCGGCGGCGCGCTGGTGGGTGCCGAGTCGCACGTGCTGGAGGTCGGCCACCTGTCGATCGACCGCAAAGGTCTGCCGTGCCCGTGCGGTCAACGCGGCTGCCTGGAGCTCTACGCCGACGGGCGCGCGGTCGCCAGGAACGCGGGGGTGCCGGTCGACCACCTGCCGCACGTGCTCGCCCGCGCCGAAGCGGGCGCCGCCAGGGACACCAGGGCGGTCCTGACCGCCGCCGACCACCTCGGCACCGGCCTGGTCAACCTCCTCAACGTCCTCGCCCCGGCGAAGGTCGTCCTCACCGGCCTCCTGGCCGACCTGCACCGCCTCGGCGGCGACCGGATCACCGAACACCTGGGCCGCTCGGTGATCGCCCGCGCCGACGGCACACCGGTCGTGGCGGGCGCGGTCGCGCACCCGGTGTTGGTGGGTGCCGCGGAACTGGCCTTCGAGGACTTCCTCACCCACCCGCCGTTGATTGACCACTGTGGACAGACAACCTCCTGGGGTTGA
- a CDS encoding MFS transporter codes for MRRPLWTLPSAFAVFLALGASAAAWGVALPRLRETYDLGPTGGGEVISAFNLGALVAILGCGVAARHLPPRPTLAVLLAAFGCGLVGAAQAPNWTFLLVSALVAGLGFGGVALHLNTTYASGPRGVLLVNLVNAMFGAGAIAAPLLVAGFGVSTALMAIAAVVVLSVPLVAEAGGTPPPTPPVGRATLVLLAPFALIGFLYAGVETSAGAWASTHLTWTGTAPDTAARLTALFWAGLAVGRLLVPLVATRPAVIVPAAFAVTTAGLVVATQPPVAVIGYALTGLGLAPIIPTTLAWLAALTPHAHLAGSALLTCSMLGSAVHPLLVGLIATPDHPVTIPLTFTTYAVLGLAAALWTARHRPT; via the coding sequence GTGCGCCGACCACTGTGGACGTTGCCGTCCGCGTTCGCGGTGTTCCTGGCGCTGGGCGCGTCGGCGGCGGCGTGGGGGGTGGCGCTGCCCCGGCTGCGCGAGACCTACGACCTCGGCCCGACCGGGGGTGGGGAGGTCATCAGCGCCTTCAACCTGGGCGCGCTGGTGGCGATCCTCGGCTGCGGCGTCGCCGCGCGGCACCTGCCGCCGAGACCGACCCTGGCCGTCCTGCTCGCCGCGTTCGGCTGCGGCCTCGTCGGCGCCGCACAAGCCCCGAACTGGACGTTCCTGCTGGTCAGCGCCCTGGTAGCCGGGCTGGGGTTCGGCGGGGTGGCGCTGCACCTGAACACCACCTACGCCTCCGGACCCCGCGGCGTCCTGCTGGTCAACCTGGTCAACGCGATGTTCGGGGCAGGCGCGATCGCCGCGCCGCTGCTGGTGGCCGGGTTCGGCGTGTCGACCGCCCTGATGGCCATCGCCGCGGTGGTCGTGCTGTCGGTACCGCTGGTCGCCGAGGCGGGCGGGACACCACCCCCGACCCCGCCGGTGGGCCGCGCGACGCTGGTGCTGCTCGCGCCGTTCGCCCTGATCGGCTTCCTCTACGCCGGGGTCGAGACGTCGGCGGGGGCGTGGGCCAGCACACACCTGACCTGGACCGGCACCGCCCCGGACACCGCCGCCCGGCTGACCGCCCTGTTCTGGGCAGGCCTGGCCGTCGGCCGCCTACTGGTGCCGCTGGTCGCCACCCGACCAGCGGTGATCGTGCCCGCCGCGTTCGCCGTGACCACCGCCGGACTCGTGGTGGCCACCCAACCCCCGGTGGCGGTGATCGGCTACGCCCTCACGGGCCTCGGCCTCGCGCCGATCATCCCCACCACCCTGGCCTGGCTCGCCGCACTCACGCCACACGCGCACCTGGCGGGCTCGGCCCTGCTCACCTGCAGCATGCTCGGCAGCGCTGTGCACCCCCTCTTGGTGGGCCTCATCGCAACGCCCGACCACCCGGTGACCATCCCCCTGACCTTCACCACCTACGCCGTCCTGGGACTCGCCGCCGCCCTGTGGACCGCCCGCCACCGCCCAACCTGA